Below is a genomic region from Actinomycetota bacterium.
CTCCCCCTCCACGTCGCCGTCTCCGGCGAGGCGGCGCATCGTGGCCTCGTCGGCGGCCGCGAAGACGTCCCCGGGCGCCCCCTCGGCGATCTGGGCGGCCAGGGTGGACGACCCGGCGAACGACATCTGCACGCGCAGCCGTGGATGCTCCTCCTTCAGGTCGGCAGCCAGGCCTTCGAAGGCGTCCGTGAGGGAGGCGGCGGCCAGCACCACGAGGTCGCCCGACGGTTCGCCGGGGGGCGTGGGAGCCTCCTCCCGGCTGCATCCGATGAGGGCGAGGGCCACCGCGCCGGCGGCGAGACGCCGGGTCAGCCGCCCGGAACGCAGGTGAGTCACGCCCCTACGGTGACCGACCCTCCCCCACGCCCGCAACGGGAGCGGCGTCTCAGCCGAGCG
It encodes:
- a CDS encoding extracellular solute-binding protein yields the protein MTHLRSGRLTRRLAAGAVALALIGCSREEAPTPPGEPSGDLVVLAAASLTDAFEGLAADLKEEHPRLRVQMSFAGSSTLAAQIAEGAPGDVFAAADEATMRRLAGDGDVEGE